Proteins found in one Coffea eugenioides isolate CCC68of chromosome 5, Ceug_1.0, whole genome shotgun sequence genomic segment:
- the LOC113772286 gene encoding disease resistance protein At4g27190-like translates to MCGLKVLNLSQCYNITELPNFVSDLVNLTALILEGCGGLRFVPPLGKLKQLRDLDLSRTEIEDLPEGWESLVNLESLNLRECWAVRRKIIPKGTFSQLHRLQWLLLPYGRVQVMDLEVLNQLEVFIGCLPFTDFYKITRWPKYYNVYINNILTEDPFYDGDSDCEDQEKQLYFHQFKLGRGWNYLPDDMKSLTIEDCEGMVIRCLSDAFRNFTNLSHLSKLVIEDLIGIEFLWQLSFASPRDQLEVSSFSPLRDLQVLSLNRLPNLVGLFYGDSEPYLLPASTFSSLKELWISRCHNMKQLFTLQLLQNLQNLEILGVEDCEGLEEIAADGFQLTSSGATATVILPKLKFLNLCWLPQLNNICKAALICNSIYQIEISGCPKAKRLPLFLPTINGLPSLPSTLHKIKGDKEWWESLEWENPCAKNALDPYFTTQ, encoded by the coding sequence ATGTGTGGACTTAAAGTTTTGAATCTATCTCAGTGCTACAATATAACAGAACTGCCTAATTTTGTTTCAGACTTGGTGAATCTCACTGCTCTGATTTTGGAGGGTTGTGGAGGCCTCCGATTTGTGCCACCACTGGGAAAGCTCAAGCAATTGAGGGATTTGGATCTATCCAGAACTGAGATTGAGGATTTACCTGAAGGCTGGGAGTCACTGGTCAACCTCGAAAGTCTTAACTTGCGTGAGTGTTGGGCTGTAAGACGAAAGATAATACCAAAAGGGACATTTTCCCAATTGCACCGTCTTCAATGGCTATTATTGCCATATGGTAGGGTACAAGTTATGGATTTAGAAGTGTTGAACCAATTAGAAGTTTTTATAGGATGTTTGCCTTTTACGGACTTTTATAAAATTACTCGGTGGCCAAAATACTATAATGTTTATATCAATAACATCTTAACTGAGGATCCGTTTTATGACGGGGACAGTGATTGTGAGGACCAGGAGAAACAACTGTATTTCCATCAGTTTAAGCTTGGTAGAGGATGGAACTATCTGCCAGATGACATGAAAAGTTTGACAATCGAGGATTGTGAGGGCATGGTCATTAGGTGCTTGTCAGATGCTTTTAGGAATTTTACAAATTTAAGCCACTTATCTAAATTGGTTATTGAGGATTTGATTGGAATAGAGTTCCTCTGGCAATTGTCCTTCGCTTCTCCACGTGATCAGTTGGAAGTCTCGTCTTTTAGTCCACTCCGTGATCTCCAAGTGCTAAGCCTCAACAGGTTGCCAAATCTGGTTGGTCTATTTTACGGAGACTCAGAACCATATTTGCTTCCAGCTAGCACCTTTTCTTCCCTTAAAGAATTGTGGATTTCTAGATGTCACAACATGAAGCAGCTATTCACACTGCAGTTGCTGCAGAACCTTCAAAATCTTGAAATATTAGGAGTTGAAGATTGTGAAGGACTGGAGGAGATAGCAGCAGATGGCTTCCAATTGACTTCAAGTGGAGCCACCGCAACAGTCATCCTTCCAAAATTAAAGTTTTTGAATCTGTGTTGGCTGCCACAATTGAATAATATTTGCAAGGCAGCCTTGATCTGCAATTCAATCTATCAGATTGAAATATCCGGTTGTCCAAAGGCAAAGAGGCTGCCTTTGTTTCTTCCTACCATCAACGGACTACCATCTCTTCCTAGCACTCTTCATAAAATCAAGGGAGATAAAGAGTGGTGGGAATCGTTAGAGTGGGAAAATCCTTGtgccaaaaatgcccttgaccCATATTTTACCACGCAGTAG
- the LOC113771627 gene encoding disease resistance protein RFL1-like, with amino-acid sequence MEIGCGIMRIRKMIQVFGKALVEKTAELIVVDYMGRSDMDNMQSLKRKWQELCCKASDVEEEVKGEEMSGKKKRKREVDGWLKDVKKLSPEIDALERRGSSWRLPLKEDPVGKLQLQVEELIQQSHHFNGLVLDTYDKIGEPCLPTKLFGVKFEEALQRIWPCLVTDDISSIGIYGMGGVGKTTLARHIEYHLLEKNNYRVLWVTVSQENFSITSLQDKIANVLGITLSSRDEEDARARILRDAFRKMKRLLVLILDDVWEEFCLDRVGIPLHPNKCRLILTTRSLEVCNRIQCQRKFDLQTLDKDEAWDLFKYRLGSETLLQGDLDNIAKSIVEECGGLPLGIITVAGSMRGVSDICEWRNALEQLKTCSIGYDEMERDVFPILEWSFNRLNKCEKNCFLYCCLYPEDRKIQREELID; translated from the exons ATGGAGATTGGGTGTGGGATAATGAGAATCCGTAAG ATGATACAAGTATTTGGGAAAGCTTTGGTAGAAAAGACGGCAGAGTTGATTGTAGTAGATTACATGGGAAGGAGCGACATGGACAACATGCAATCGCTGAAAAGGAAATGGCAAGAATTGTGCTGCAAAGCATCTGACGTAGAAGAAGAAGTGAAGGGAGAAGAAATGTCaggtaaaaagaaaaggaaacgtGAAGTTGATGGTTGGTTGAAGGACGTTAAAAAATTAAGTCCTGAaattgatgcattggaaagaaGAGGATCATCTTGGAGGCTTCCACTAAAGGAGGATCCTGTAGGAAAGCTGCAGCTTCAGGTGGAAGAACTTATTCAGCAGAGCCACCATTTCAATGGGCTTGTGCTCGATACTTATGACAAAATTGGGGAGCCATGCCTGCCAACCAAATTGTTTGGAGTAAAGTTCGAGGAAGCTTTGCAGAGAATTTGGCCATGCTTGGTGACCGATGATATATCAAGCATTGGGATTTATGGTATGGGCGGAGTTGGTAAGACCACACTGGCGAGGCACATTGAGTACCATCTTTTAGAAAAGAACAATTATCGGGTGCTTTGGGTTACAGTATCTCAAGAAAATTTCAGTATCACCAGTTTGCAGGATAAGATTGCCAATGTCTTAGGCATTACTCTATCAAGTAGGGACGAGGAAGACGCCAGGGCAAGAATATTGCGTGACGCATTcaggaaaatgaagagattattAGTGCTCATATTGGATGATGTTTGGGAAGAATTTTGTTTAGACAGGGTAGGGATTCCTCTTCATCCAAACAAGTGCAGATTGATTTTGACTACACGCTCACTGGAAGTGTGCAACAGGATACAATGTCAAAGAAAGTTTGATTTGCAAACTTTGGACAAAGACGAAGCTTGGGATTTGTTCAAGTATAGACTTGGCAGCGAGACCTTGCTTCAAGGAGATTTGGACAATATTGCCAAGTCCATAGTGGAAGAGTGTGGTGGTTTGCCTCTTGGTATTATCACAGTGGCTGGAAGCATGAGAGGTGTGAGCGATATTTGTGAGTGGAGAAATGCATTGGAACAATTGAAAACATGTTCAATAGGGTATGATGAGATGGAACGAGACGTGTTTCCCATTCTGGAATGGAGTTTCAATCGCCTGAACAAATGTGAAAAGAATTGCTTCTTGTATTGCTGTCTTTATCCGGAAGATCGGAAAATACAAAGAGAGGAACTAATAGACTGA